One Yoonia sp. BS5-3 genomic window carries:
- a CDS encoding metallophosphoesterase: MTETVYAIGDIHGQKAMLDHALALIEADGGPDAQIIFLGDYTDRGPDSRGVIDTLIGGLNAGRNWTCLMGNHDRMFARFVRDGTEHDARVKSGLSWFNPRLGGAATLESYGVTSDTLPLLEKRHDGLEWLVGYPMNVYVQQPDTVHKLAKSAVPESHLTFLEKLPRYYQTDDLIFVHAGLRMELPLEWQDPDDLIWIRDGFLESRINYGKLIVHGHTALDYPQHFGNRVDLDGGAGYGRPLIPAVLEGQDCWLLTDKGRVALRP, from the coding sequence ATGACGGAAACGGTTTATGCTATCGGCGATATTCATGGTCAGAAGGCCATGCTTGATCATGCACTTGCGCTGATCGAGGCCGATGGCGGGCCGGATGCTCAGATCATCTTTCTGGGCGACTACACTGATCGCGGCCCGGACAGCCGGGGCGTGATCGACACGCTGATAGGTGGCCTGAACGCAGGGCGTAACTGGACCTGTCTTATGGGCAATCACGACCGGATGTTCGCGCGTTTCGTCCGGGATGGTACGGAACATGACGCCCGGGTGAAATCCGGGCTAAGCTGGTTTAACCCCCGCCTCGGCGGGGCCGCCACCTTGGAATCTTACGGAGTGACATCCGATACGTTACCGCTGCTCGAGAAACGGCATGACGGACTGGAATGGCTAGTTGGCTATCCTATGAACGTCTACGTGCAACAACCGGATACTGTACACAAGCTTGCCAAATCAGCCGTGCCTGAAAGCCATCTGACATTTCTGGAAAAATTGCCACGCTATTATCAAACCGATGATCTGATCTTTGTGCATGCGGGGCTGCGCATGGAGCTGCCGCTGGAATGGCAAGACCCTGACGATCTGATTTGGATCCGCGATGGGTTTCTTGAAAGCCGGATCAATTATGGCAAGCTGATCGTTCACGGGCACACGGCACTGGATTACCCCCAGCATTTTGGAAACCGGGTCGATTTGGACGGGGGCGCAGGCTATGGACGCCCGTTGATACCCGCTGTGCTCGAAGGCCAAGATTGCTGGCTTTTGACGGATAAGGGACGCGTTGCACTGCGTCCATAG